Genomic DNA from uncultured Methanospirillum sp.:
CCGGATGTCGTCAATTCTTTTGACAGCCCGCCTGTCCTTGCATTGATCGACAATATTCCCTGCCCGGTTCTTATCATGAAGAATAACCGCTTCTGTGGTTTCAACCAGGCTGCAGGAAAATTATTCAAAACTACAGATAAATCATTCATCATCGGAAAGGACCTGCTTGGCCTCTCTCCCTTAAAACAGCCGGACGGCTCCGACTCAGCAAAACATGTCCAGCCCCTGCTCTCCCGTGTTACTGCAGGAAAACCCCTCAATATAGAATGGCGGTTTTACCGGGCAGACAATACTACATTTGAAGGAAGAGGAACTATCAGGCAGACAGATGCAGCCTACGGGGACTTTCTCATATTTTCTATCATTGATAACAGTGCTGAATCGCGTGCCATCAGAGATATCCTGAATATTTCTGAGGAGATGAAGAAGGGAAATCTTCGTGCCCGAATCGCTCCTGAAGGATATCACGGGGATCTTGAGACCCTGATAACCAGAATCAACGAGATGCTTGATGATATCCTCTATCCCTTCAGGGACATGAGCAAGATACTTGTCAAGATCTCAAACGGAGACATTCACTCACGGATAGACCATACGTTCCAGGGAGAACATGAACGGATCAGGATTGCAGTAAACGGCGTCGCAGATGTCATCATCGAGCTGCAGAATGAGATCCTTCGCATTACAAAAGCCGCACAAAACGGATCTATCACGGAACGGGGAGATTCAGCAAAGTTCAAGGGTGCATATGCAGAGGTGATCACCGAGATAAACGAGATGCTTGACACGACCATAAACCCGGTGATACAGGGATACAGGGTCCTGAGAAAGATCAAGGGTGGTGATCTGAGCGATCGTGTGGAGATAGAATGTGTCGGGGATCATGCAAAACTCAAGGACTCTATCAATAACGTGCATGACTGGCTGGCTGAACTGATCGTATACGTGACACGAATTTCAGAGGGTGATCTCACCGCCTCAATAAGGAAAGCATCAGAAAAGGATCAGATGTACGAACCCCTCATAAAGATGAGGGATAATATCAGGTCACTGATTGCTGATGTGAATGAACTCGGAAAGGCAGGAACAGAAGGTAACCTGTCAGTCAGGGCCGATCCCACACGTCACAAGGGAGAGTTCAGGACCATCATCGAGGGGATGAACAAGACACTTGACTCGGTCATTATTCCTGTCAACGAGGCGATGGTCGTCTCTGAAAGGTATGCCGGCTATGACTTTTCACGCAGGATAAATCCGGCATTAGCGATGCAGGGGGACTGGACGGAGTTCAAACAGGCACTTGACCAGGTCGGGGCCAACGTCTCAGAAGCGGTCCGGATCATCAACGATCAGGTCAAAAGCCTGAACTCGGTCGTCACCCAGACACACGGCAGTATCAATGATGTCAGTCAGGGTACAAACGCCCTTGCGGATATCGCCCAGGCTGTGAGCCTGAACGCAGAGCGTGGGAAAGACGGCATCTCCCAGATTCTGAAGGCCATGGAGGATCTTGCAGTAAACGTCACTGCTGTCTCTGCCAGGGCCGACGAAGTGAACCATCTGGCAATCGATACGAGCGATCTCTCATCAAAAGGCACCGAACTTGCAAAAGGTGCCGAGACAGGTATGGAAGAGATCACCATCTCCACCGAGCAGGTGGTCAAGATCGTCCATGAGATCATGGAAGAGATGAAGACCATCAGTAAAATAACAAAGGTCATCACTGACATCGCAAGTCAGACAAACCTTCTCGCACTCAATGCTGCTATCGAGGCTGCACGAGCAGGAGAAGCAGGGAGAGGATTTGCGGTTGTTGCAAGCGAGGTCAAGTCACTGGCTCTTGAGTCACGCAGATCAGCAGAGAATATCACCGGTATGATCGAGAGCCTGCAGAAGAAGACCGAACTTGCATCTGAGACAATGGACAAGAGTGCGACATCGGTTCAGAACGGAGGAAAGGCACTCTCTGAAATGCTGAAGGTCTTCAACGAGATCATCGGATCAATCTCTACGATCAGTGAGAGGATGGATGAGGTTGCCAGGTCTGCAGAACAGCAGGCTGCAGCAGTTGAAGAGATCACCGCCTCTATCAACGAGGTGGATGAGATGGTCCTGAACACTTCCAAGGAGGCTGTCTCTGCAGCAGCAGCAAGCCAGCAGGCGGCAGCAGCAACAGATCAGTTGACAGATCAGTCAGAGCAGGTGTTTGCTGTTGCAACCCGGCTCAACGGTGAGATGCAGAAGTTTACAATCGGATAATCCACAGAGATCCTCCTTTTTTCAGTAAGTTCAGGAGAGCATGACTCACGAAGAATCATGCACGGTCACATGGGTTACTGTGAAGCAGATCGGATCCGGTGGCCACCGGCATAGATGGTCATATTCGGAGGACGCACAAACCCGGCAAGGGTCATATTGGTCTTTTTTGCAAACTCGATTCCCCCGGCAAATGCCGCATTATTACTGACCACAACAGGGATACCGGCACGGTACGCTTTTGCGACCATATCTACCGGAAGACGACCAGAACAGACAAGATAACAGCGGCTGATGTCAACCCCCTTTTGCAGTGCTACACCCACCGCCTTGTCAACGGTGGTGTGGCGGCCCATATCCTCGACCCCACAGATCACTTCGCCGTCATCCCTGATGATGAGGCTACAGTGCATGCCCCCGGTACGCTTCCAGATAACCGAGTAGTCGTTGACCTTCTCCATCGAACTCATGATGGTGTCAACATCAAGAGACAACCCATCAGGAAGAGGCGGGAGCGAACCGTCAGGGAGGAGATCACGGCAAGAACCGCCGGAACTGTTCTTTGAAAACCCCAACGGTGCCCCGTTGGGGGCCCCAGGTAGGACCGGTGAAAAGGCCTTTTTCTTGCAAAACTGCCCCAGGGGCGTGCATTCAGGACCGGGTGTTGTTATCCTGATCTCAGGCAGGGAGATGGTGATGGATCTGATCTCCTCAACCCTAGAGATATATCCCTCACAGATCAGGTGACCGACTGCAAA
This window encodes:
- the fdhD gene encoding formate dehydrogenase accessory sulfurtransferase FdhD, with the translated sequence MSSQDGGIPGVTVMYSVVKVSGGTERQTSVEVCTESRVILFLNDVIIGDLSITPVELEAFAVGHLICEGYISRVEEIRSITISLPEIRITTPGPECTPLGQFCKKKAFSPVLPGAPNGAPLGFSKNSSGGSCRDLLPDGSLPPLPDGLSLDVDTIMSSMEKVNDYSVIWKRTGGMHCSLIIRDDGEVICGVEDMGRHTTVDKAVGVALQKGVDISRCYLVCSGRLPVDMVAKAYRAGIPVVVSNNAAFAGGIEFAKKTNMTLAGFVRPPNMTIYAGGHRIRSASQ
- a CDS encoding methyl-accepting chemotaxis protein, whose translation is MGAENPDVVNSFDSPPVLALIDNIPCPVLIMKNNRFCGFNQAAGKLFKTTDKSFIIGKDLLGLSPLKQPDGSDSAKHVQPLLSRVTAGKPLNIEWRFYRADNTTFEGRGTIRQTDAAYGDFLIFSIIDNSAESRAIRDILNISEEMKKGNLRARIAPEGYHGDLETLITRINEMLDDILYPFRDMSKILVKISNGDIHSRIDHTFQGEHERIRIAVNGVADVIIELQNEILRITKAAQNGSITERGDSAKFKGAYAEVITEINEMLDTTINPVIQGYRVLRKIKGGDLSDRVEIECVGDHAKLKDSINNVHDWLAELIVYVTRISEGDLTASIRKASEKDQMYEPLIKMRDNIRSLIADVNELGKAGTEGNLSVRADPTRHKGEFRTIIEGMNKTLDSVIIPVNEAMVVSERYAGYDFSRRINPALAMQGDWTEFKQALDQVGANVSEAVRIINDQVKSLNSVVTQTHGSINDVSQGTNALADIAQAVSLNAERGKDGISQILKAMEDLAVNVTAVSARADEVNHLAIDTSDLSSKGTELAKGAETGMEEITISTEQVVKIVHEIMEEMKTISKITKVITDIASQTNLLALNAAIEAARAGEAGRGFAVVASEVKSLALESRRSAENITGMIESLQKKTELASETMDKSATSVQNGGKALSEMLKVFNEIIGSISTISERMDEVARSAEQQAAAVEEITASINEVDEMVLNTSKEAVSAAAASQQAAAATDQLTDQSEQVFAVATRLNGEMQKFTIG